The Amycolatopsis mongoliensis genome includes a window with the following:
- a CDS encoding DUF6932 family protein — translation MALPHWTAQQVLPPGRHACDLADVYERLVFDAPHQNEREILFSALNSYLGVARRIMPSGRAWIGGELVMRTAHPPRGLDVVLVPDEWGALKRLDDAGRSALYGLLTLRGVIVGQPAMYLDQVQPVGGMLDGFLCRPGDEDVWAEVWAEGGRGYPEMVW, via the coding sequence GTGGCGCTCCCCCATTGGACGGCGCAGCAGGTCCTGCCGCCGGGCCGCCACGCCTGCGACCTCGCCGACGTCTACGAACGCCTGGTCTTCGACGCCCCGCACCAGAACGAGCGCGAGATCCTCTTCAGCGCGCTCAACAGCTACCTCGGCGTGGCCCGGCGGATCATGCCGTCCGGGCGCGCGTGGATCGGCGGAGAGCTGGTCATGCGCACCGCGCACCCGCCGCGCGGCCTCGACGTCGTCCTCGTCCCGGACGAGTGGGGCGCGCTGAAGCGGCTCGACGACGCCGGCCGGTCGGCGCTCTACGGCCTGCTCACGCTCCGCGGCGTGATCGTCGGGCAGCCCGCGATGTACCTCGACCAGGTTCAGCCGGTCGGGGGCATGCTGGACGGCTTCCTCTGCCGGCCCGGCGACGAGGACGTCTGGGCCGAGGTCTGGGCCGAAGGCGGCAGGGGATACCCGGAGATGGTCTGGTGA
- a CDS encoding OmpA family protein, whose amino-acid sequence MPGGRRWILVVPIGVLVTALLAGVVTWAQGGNIQRDLTADARTALSQAGLSQGNVTFDGRDATLSGFAPDQALRALEIVQNVDGVRAAQLQGDVTPVAPSAPSTPPPTSAPSTSSPPPTTSATAAPPPTDKAGVQAEIDRMLSEAPITFVPDTARLTPEGEQAARTVAIALAQSPDTFRYRVTGHVGRGPGGERAALKLSRDRARAVARILTTNGLTAKRVTYRGLGDTRPATGGEEDRRVEITVV is encoded by the coding sequence ATGCCCGGTGGTCGTCGCTGGATCCTCGTGGTCCCGATCGGAGTGCTGGTCACCGCGCTGCTGGCGGGGGTCGTCACCTGGGCGCAGGGCGGGAACATCCAGCGTGACCTCACCGCCGACGCCCGGACCGCGCTCTCCCAAGCTGGGCTGTCCCAGGGCAACGTCACCTTCGACGGCCGGGACGCCACCCTCAGCGGCTTCGCGCCCGACCAGGCCCTGCGCGCCCTCGAGATCGTCCAGAACGTCGACGGCGTCCGGGCCGCCCAGCTGCAAGGCGACGTCACCCCGGTGGCCCCGAGCGCGCCGAGCACACCGCCGCCGACGAGCGCGCCCAGCACCAGCAGCCCGCCGCCGACCACCAGCGCCACCGCGGCACCGCCGCCCACCGACAAGGCCGGCGTCCAGGCCGAGATCGACCGGATGCTCTCCGAGGCGCCGATCACCTTCGTGCCGGACACCGCCCGGCTCACCCCCGAGGGCGAGCAGGCCGCCCGCACCGTCGCGATCGCCCTCGCCCAGTCGCCGGACACCTTCCGGTACCGCGTCACCGGCCACGTCGGCCGCGGGCCGGGGGGCGAAAGGGCCGCGCTGAAGCTCTCCCGGGACCGCGCCAGGGCCGTCGCGCGGATCCTCACCACCAACGGGCTGACTGCCAAGCGCGTGACCTACCGGGGGCTGGGCGACACCCGGCCCGCCACCGGCGGCGAAGAAGACCGGCGCGTCGAGATCACGGTCGTTTAG
- a CDS encoding SGNH/GDSL hydrolase family protein: MYGFDSYIAIGDSFTEGLNDALPDGSFRGWADRLAEILAGGRPDFRYANLSLRGKMLDEIMDEQLPIALELKPDLVTLCAGGNDIIVPGADVDAVTERFEEGVAKLREAGIPVLIFNGPDTKVLSVMSVLRGKVAIYNTHLWAIAERHGARMVDLWTMAPLHDRRAWSDDRLHFSPEAHRRIALKSAEVLGVPVEGDWREPWPAEAVPSRWIDSRRSDLTWTKVHLLPWIRRQLRGESMGDGLSPKRPQLAPFVPQVLEVPDNAQARQQAS; this comes from the coding sequence GTGTACGGATTCGACAGCTACATAGCGATCGGGGACAGCTTCACCGAGGGGCTCAACGACGCGCTGCCGGACGGCTCCTTCCGGGGCTGGGCCGACCGGCTCGCGGAGATACTGGCCGGCGGGCGACCCGATTTCCGGTACGCCAACCTGTCCCTGCGCGGCAAGATGCTCGACGAGATCATGGACGAGCAGCTCCCGATCGCGCTGGAGCTCAAGCCCGACCTGGTCACCCTGTGCGCGGGCGGCAACGACATCATCGTCCCGGGGGCGGACGTGGACGCGGTGACGGAGCGCTTCGAGGAGGGCGTCGCGAAGCTGCGCGAGGCGGGGATCCCGGTGCTGATCTTCAACGGCCCGGACACGAAGGTCCTGTCGGTGATGTCGGTCCTGCGCGGCAAGGTGGCGATCTACAACACCCACCTGTGGGCGATCGCGGAGCGGCACGGCGCCCGGATGGTCGACCTGTGGACGATGGCCCCGCTGCACGACCGGCGAGCCTGGAGTGACGACCGGTTGCACTTCTCACCGGAGGCGCACCGCCGGATCGCGTTGAAGTCGGCCGAGGTCCTGGGGGTGCCGGTCGAGGGCGACTGGCGGGAGCCGTGGCCGGCGGAGGCTGTCCCGAGCCGGTGGATCGACTCGCGGCGGTCGGATCTGACGTGGACGAAGGTGCACCTGCTGCCGTGGATCCGGCGGCAGCTGCGCGGGGAGTCGATGGGGGACGGGTTGTCGCCCAAGCGGCCTCAGCTCGCTCCGTTCGTGCCGCAGGTGCTCGAGGTGCCGGACAACGCCCAGGCTCGGCAGCAGGCCAGCTGA
- a CDS encoding DUF3159 domain-containing protein, whose amino-acid sequence MSAEPRESLAQILGGRRGALDASIPPAGFVVGWLAAGQSIAWGAGVAIAVAVALGVYRTVRGGKIRALVVSLAAVVAAALIALHTGRAQDFFLLQLMSNVASALLWAASIVIRWPLLGVVVGLVLGQKTRWRRDPVLLKAYSRASWVWVFGQYTLRVVVYGLLWWSGQVIALGVARTVLSWPLVALTVAVSGWVLYRALPPEHPGLRLAPETRSDDVPGA is encoded by the coding sequence GTGTCCGCAGAACCCCGTGAGTCGCTCGCGCAGATCCTCGGTGGCCGCCGGGGCGCGCTCGACGCGAGCATCCCGCCCGCCGGCTTCGTCGTCGGCTGGCTCGCGGCCGGGCAGTCCATCGCCTGGGGCGCCGGCGTCGCCATCGCGGTCGCCGTGGCCCTCGGGGTCTACCGGACCGTCCGCGGCGGGAAGATCCGCGCGCTGGTCGTCAGTCTGGCCGCCGTCGTCGCGGCCGCGCTGATCGCCCTGCACACCGGCCGCGCCCAGGACTTCTTCCTGCTGCAGTTGATGTCCAATGTGGCCAGCGCGCTGCTCTGGGCGGCCAGCATCGTGATCCGCTGGCCGCTGCTCGGCGTCGTCGTCGGCCTGGTGCTCGGCCAGAAGACGCGCTGGCGCCGCGACCCCGTGCTGCTGAAGGCGTACTCGCGCGCCAGCTGGGTGTGGGTGTTCGGCCAGTACACGCTGCGGGTCGTCGTCTACGGCCTGCTGTGGTGGTCCGGCCAGGTGATCGCGCTCGGCGTGGCCCGCACGGTGCTGTCGTGGCCGCTGGTCGCACTGACCGTGGCGGTGAGTGGCTGGGTGCTCTACCGGGCGTTGCCGCCGGAGCACCCCGGCCTGCGCCTGGCTCCCGAAACCCGCTCGGACGACGTACCCGGGGCATAA
- a CDS encoding N-acetylglucosamine kinase — translation MSYAVGVDAGGTSTRAALVDAAGAVLGTGRGEGANPNAHAPEVAAGRIADAITQALGPRDPAGVRACVVGMAGVSKLSDPAVAAVFDAAWARIGLTGVVRVVADAEVAYASATSAPDGTVLVAGTGSIAGRIRKRRLAGTAGGYGWLLGDEGSAFWLGREAVRSTLEALGRGLPLDGLPSAVLAAALGPSGLDVRTDAERLAASRALITAANAEAPVRLARFAPLVSAAHDAGEPGAREIVTRAAELLVANALAAREPGESTPVVLVGSVLTGTSPVGALVRRGLAGLEVLTSSDGVLGAAWLAAVDAFGEGVVRPVFP, via the coding sequence GTGAGCTACGCGGTAGGCGTCGACGCCGGCGGCACGTCGACCAGGGCTGCCCTGGTCGACGCCGCCGGCGCGGTCCTGGGCACCGGGCGCGGCGAAGGTGCCAATCCGAACGCGCACGCGCCCGAGGTCGCCGCGGGCCGGATCGCCGACGCGATCACCCAGGCGCTCGGCCCGCGCGATCCGGCCGGCGTGCGGGCGTGCGTCGTCGGCATGGCCGGGGTCAGCAAGCTGAGCGACCCGGCGGTGGCCGCGGTGTTCGACGCGGCGTGGGCGCGGATCGGGCTCACCGGCGTCGTCCGGGTCGTGGCCGACGCCGAAGTGGCGTACGCGTCCGCGACCTCGGCGCCGGACGGGACCGTGCTCGTCGCCGGCACCGGTTCCATCGCGGGCCGGATCCGCAAGCGCCGGCTGGCCGGCACCGCGGGCGGCTACGGCTGGCTGCTCGGCGACGAAGGGTCCGCGTTCTGGCTCGGCCGCGAAGCCGTCCGATCCACTTTGGAGGCTCTCGGCCGCGGCCTGCCCCTCGACGGGCTCCCGTCCGCGGTGCTCGCCGCCGCGCTCGGACCGTCCGGTTTGGACGTCCGGACGGACGCGGAGCGTCTCGCCGCGTCGCGCGCGTTGATCACGGCCGCCAACGCCGAGGCGCCGGTCCGGCTCGCCCGGTTCGCCCCGCTGGTGAGCGCGGCGCACGACGCGGGCGAGCCCGGCGCGCGCGAGATCGTCACCCGTGCGGCCGAACTTCTGGTCGCGAACGCCCTCGCCGCGCGCGAGCCCGGCGAGTCGACGCCGGTCGTGCTCGTGGGTTCGGTGCTCACCGGAACCAGCCCGGTCGGCGCTCTCGTGCGCCGCGGACTGGCCGGGCTCGAGGTGCTGACCAGCTCCGATGGGGTGCTGGGGGCGGCCTGGCTCGCGGCCGTGGACGCCTTCGGCGAAGGGGTGGTTAGACCAGTATTTCCCTAA
- a CDS encoding SIS domain-containing protein, producing the protein MMTEQRPGEHMAAEIAQQPDVLAGLVERQAEIAGVAEKISQRPPRFALLAARGSSDHAALYAKYLIEVLLGLPAGLVSPSTATLYGARPDLRDVLFVTVSQSGGSPDLIEVTETARRQGALTVSVTNTPDSPLRAVSELGVDIGAGVEKAVAATKTYSATLMALYLLIDAVRGGKAADAEKIGELAQQTLDGAAEGVQRAVDRYRFVDRVLTTGRGYSYATALEGSLKLAETSYLAARAYSGADLLHGPVAAVNGETAVLAVTSKGQGGQAMHEVLDAVGKRGADVLAVGSAASEMPAALRIDVAPTVEELAPILEILPIQRIALGLSLARGGDPDSPRGLLKVTKTR; encoded by the coding sequence ATGATGACCGAACAACGGCCCGGCGAGCACATGGCCGCGGAGATCGCCCAGCAGCCGGACGTCCTGGCGGGACTGGTCGAGCGTCAGGCGGAAATCGCCGGGGTGGCGGAAAAGATCTCACAACGCCCCCCGCGCTTCGCTTTGCTCGCCGCGCGTGGATCGAGTGACCACGCAGCGTTGTATGCGAAGTACCTGATCGAGGTACTTCTCGGCCTTCCGGCTGGTCTTGTCTCCCCGTCCACGGCGACGCTGTACGGCGCGCGGCCCGATCTGCGGGACGTGCTGTTCGTCACGGTCAGCCAGAGCGGCGGCTCGCCCGACCTGATCGAGGTCACCGAAACGGCGCGCCGCCAGGGCGCGCTGACGGTGTCCGTCACCAACACGCCGGACTCGCCGCTGCGCGCGGTGTCCGAGCTGGGGGTCGACATCGGCGCGGGCGTCGAGAAGGCCGTCGCCGCGACCAAGACGTACTCGGCGACGCTGATGGCGCTCTACCTGCTGATCGACGCGGTGCGCGGCGGCAAGGCGGCCGACGCCGAGAAGATCGGCGAGCTGGCGCAGCAGACCCTCGACGGTGCCGCCGAGGGCGTCCAGCGCGCGGTCGACCGGTACCGCTTCGTGGACCGGGTCCTCACCACCGGCCGCGGCTACTCCTACGCGACCGCGCTCGAAGGTTCGCTCAAGCTCGCCGAGACCAGCTACCTCGCCGCCCGCGCGTACAGCGGCGCGGACCTGCTGCACGGCCCGGTCGCGGCGGTGAACGGCGAGACCGCCGTGCTCGCGGTGACCAGCAAGGGGCAGGGCGGCCAGGCGATGCACGAGGTCCTCGACGCCGTCGGCAAGCGCGGCGCGGACGTGCTCGCGGTCGGCTCGGCCGCCTCGGAGATGCCGGCGGCGCTGCGCATCGACGTCGCGCCCACGGTCGAGGAGCTCGCGCCGATCCTCGAGATCCTGCCCATCCAGCGGATCGCGCTCGGCCTGTCGCTCGCCCGCGGCGGCGACCCGGACAGCCCGCGCGGCCTGCTGAAGGTGACCAAGACGAGGTGA
- a CDS encoding GntR family transcriptional regulator, with protein sequence MLETTTTGEAGVIAGMRGQREPKYWALKQHLLDLLDVLPPGSPIPTERALAGEFTVSRTTVRQALADLTAEGRLHRVQGKGTFAAEPKLAQRLQLSSYTEDMRRQGLKPSSKLLELEELPAEGDLAKLLGIRTGAKILRLRRLRLADSQPMALETSHLPAGRFRGLRKHVSAGGSLYAVLREYYGVELERAEESIETSLAGPEEAEMLGADVGMPVLRLTRHSFATDGKPVEYARSVYRGDRYKFVTTLLP encoded by the coding sequence ATGTTGGAGACCACCACCACGGGCGAGGCGGGCGTCATCGCCGGGATGCGCGGGCAGCGCGAGCCCAAGTACTGGGCGCTGAAACAGCACCTCCTCGACCTCTTGGACGTGCTGCCGCCCGGGTCGCCGATCCCGACCGAACGCGCGCTCGCCGGGGAGTTCACGGTCTCCCGCACCACCGTGCGCCAGGCGCTGGCCGACCTCACCGCCGAGGGCCGCCTGCACCGTGTGCAGGGCAAAGGCACCTTCGCGGCCGAGCCGAAGCTCGCGCAGCGGCTGCAGTTGTCCTCCTACACCGAGGACATGCGGCGCCAAGGCCTGAAGCCGTCGTCGAAGCTGCTGGAGCTCGAGGAGCTCCCGGCCGAGGGCGATCTCGCGAAACTGCTCGGAATCCGCACTGGTGCGAAAATTCTTCGCCTTCGACGTCTTCGACTCGCGGACTCGCAGCCGATGGCGCTGGAGACTTCGCACCTGCCGGCGGGCCGATTCCGCGGGCTGCGCAAGCACGTCTCGGCGGGCGGTTCGTTGTACGCCGTTCTACGCGAGTACTACGGAGTGGAACTGGAACGCGCCGAAGAGTCGATCGAGACGTCGCTCGCCGGCCCGGAAGAGGCGGAGATGCTCGGCGCCGACGTCGGCATGCCGGTGCTCCGGCTGACCCGGCACTCGTTCGCCACGGACGGCAAGCCGGTCGAGTACGCCCGCTCCGTCTACCGCGGCGACCGGTACAAGTTCGTCACCACGCTGCTGCCGTGA
- a CDS encoding MFS transporter: protein MTATEDIGIRWGTHAARGVLATTILGSGMAMLDGTIVNVALPRIGAELNASVAGLQWILDGYLLALAALILVAGSLGDRYGRRRMYLIGVVWFGVASGLCAAAGSTEMLVAMRILQGIGGALLTPGSLAILQSSFAHDARARAIGAWSGLGGIAAAAGPLLGGFLVQVWSWRLAFLINVPIAVAVVLMARKFVPESRDPEATGHPDFGAAALGAIGLAGVTGALVEAPARGIGDPIVLVAGLLGIAGLAAFVAVQRRSAEPLVPPSLFRDRTFTLANALTFAMYAALGGVMMLLVMQLQVSLHYSPTASGLAGLPLTVIMLLLSGRSGALAQRIGPRAQLVIGPIVVGIGMLLMLRIAPGASYLGTVLPAVVVFGLGLATVVAPVTATVLAAAPDRFAGVASGVNNAIARSGGLLAVAVLPAAAGLTGEAYADPVALTAGWRTALIICAALAIAGGLIALGIHNGVLAPPSEPRSPDADECPHLGECFHCGVEGPPTHVRGGSPVAGS, encoded by the coding sequence GTGACAGCCACTGAGGACATCGGGATCCGGTGGGGCACCCACGCCGCGCGCGGCGTACTGGCCACCACCATCCTCGGATCGGGCATGGCGATGCTCGACGGCACCATCGTCAACGTCGCCCTGCCCCGCATCGGCGCCGAGCTGAACGCCTCCGTCGCCGGGCTCCAGTGGATCCTCGACGGCTACCTGCTGGCGCTCGCCGCGCTCATCCTGGTCGCCGGCTCGCTCGGCGACCGGTACGGCCGGCGCCGCATGTACCTCATCGGCGTCGTCTGGTTCGGCGTCGCGTCCGGGCTGTGCGCCGCCGCCGGGTCCACCGAGATGCTGGTCGCGATGCGGATCCTGCAGGGCATCGGCGGCGCGCTGCTGACACCCGGATCGCTCGCGATCCTCCAGTCGTCCTTCGCGCACGACGCCCGCGCCCGCGCGATCGGCGCCTGGTCCGGCCTCGGCGGCATCGCGGCGGCCGCCGGGCCACTGCTCGGCGGCTTCCTCGTCCAGGTCTGGTCGTGGCGGCTCGCGTTCCTCATCAACGTCCCGATCGCGGTCGCCGTCGTGCTGATGGCCCGGAAGTTCGTCCCCGAGTCCCGCGACCCGGAGGCGACCGGGCACCCGGACTTCGGCGCCGCCGCGCTCGGCGCGATCGGCCTCGCCGGGGTCACCGGCGCGCTGGTGGAGGCGCCGGCGCGCGGCATCGGCGACCCGATCGTGCTGGTCGCGGGCCTGCTGGGGATCGCCGGACTGGCCGCGTTCGTCGCCGTCCAGCGCCGCTCGGCCGAGCCGCTGGTGCCGCCGTCGCTGTTCCGCGACCGGACGTTCACCCTGGCCAACGCGCTGACCTTCGCCATGTACGCGGCGCTCGGCGGCGTGATGATGCTGCTGGTCATGCAGCTGCAGGTGTCGCTGCACTACTCGCCGACGGCGTCCGGCCTGGCCGGGCTGCCACTCACGGTGATCATGCTGCTGCTGTCGGGGCGGTCGGGCGCGCTGGCCCAGCGCATCGGCCCGCGCGCGCAGCTGGTGATCGGCCCGATCGTCGTCGGCATCGGGATGCTGCTGATGCTGCGCATCGCACCCGGCGCGTCCTATCTCGGCACGGTGCTGCCCGCGGTCGTCGTGTTCGGGCTCGGCCTGGCGACGGTCGTGGCCCCGGTGACCGCGACGGTGCTCGCCGCGGCCCCGGACCGCTTCGCCGGCGTCGCCTCCGGCGTCAACAACGCGATCGCGCGCTCGGGGGGCCTCCTGGCGGTGGCGGTGCTGCCCGCGGCGGCCGGCCTGACCGGCGAGGCGTACGCCGACCCGGTGGCGCTCACCGCGGGCTGGCGGACGGCGCTGATCATCTGCGCCGCGCTGGCGATCGCCGGCGGCCTGATCGCGCTGGGCATCCACAACGGCGTTCTCGCGCCGCCGTCCGAGCCGCGGTCCCCGGACGCGGACGAGTGCCCCCACCTGGGCGAGTGCTTCCACTGCGGCGTCGAGGGCCCGCCGACGCACGTCCGCGGCGGCTCCCCGGTGGCCGGCTCGTAA